In the genome of Kitasatospora cathayae, one region contains:
- a CDS encoding cell division protein SepF, with translation MGALRDEHHNGWLMPSGNYPAAVYDDEWVDQETVPAVPAPAKIVSLRPTGFEAARTVGEHIRASTPVVMDLTEMDEAEAKRMVDFASGLVFGTRGGIERIARRVFLLTPADVEVMVIDRPLDDTGFYNQS, from the coding sequence ATGGGAGCACTTCGCGACGAGCACCACAACGGGTGGCTGATGCCCTCCGGGAACTACCCGGCCGCGGTGTACGACGACGAGTGGGTGGATCAGGAGACGGTTCCCGCCGTCCCCGCGCCCGCGAAGATCGTCTCCCTGCGGCCGACGGGCTTCGAGGCGGCCCGCACGGTCGGCGAGCACATCCGGGCGAGCACCCCGGTGGTCATGGACCTCACCGAGATGGACGAGGCCGAGGCCAAGCGCATGGTCGACTTCGCCTCCGGGCTGGTCTTCGGCACCCGGGGCGGCATCGAGCGGATCGCCCGCCGGGTCTTCCTGCTCACCCCGGCGGACGTCGAGGTGATGGTGATCGACCGCCCGCTCGACGACACCGGGTTCTACAACCAGAGCTGA
- a CDS encoding TVP38/TMEM64 family protein, whose product MPAALTTSPTPTADEPADDRAGQRAGGPARAAWWRFGLLVLLLGACAGSLLLWSPTDLLSGGLADRMPGYWFAPLFTLVYAVGTLAFVPRPALNAVAGLLLGIQQGVLLAVLGTTLGAAMAFALGRGLGREALKPYLRGKVLGALDRRFTDQGFRSVLVLRLLPGLPFQAGNYGAAFSGVRFLPFLFATAIGVVPTTAVYVTAAASADQPGSAAFLVSAGVIALLVLGSLVGLWRAAAARRRA is encoded by the coding sequence GTGCCCGCCGCCCTGACGACCTCCCCCACCCCGACCGCCGACGAGCCCGCCGACGACCGCGCCGGGCAGCGCGCGGGCGGCCCGGCCCGCGCGGCCTGGTGGCGGTTCGGCCTGCTGGTGCTGCTGCTGGGTGCCTGCGCCGGCTCGCTGTTGCTGTGGAGCCCGACGGACCTGCTCTCCGGCGGCCTGGCGGACCGGATGCCCGGGTACTGGTTCGCGCCGCTGTTCACCCTCGTCTACGCGGTCGGCACGCTCGCCTTCGTGCCGCGCCCCGCGCTGAACGCCGTGGCCGGGCTGCTGCTGGGCATCCAGCAGGGGGTGCTGCTCGCCGTGCTCGGCACCACCCTGGGCGCGGCCATGGCCTTCGCGCTCGGCCGGGGACTGGGCCGCGAGGCGCTGAAGCCGTACCTGCGCGGCAAGGTGCTCGGCGCCCTCGACCGGCGCTTCACCGACCAGGGCTTCCGCAGCGTCCTGGTGCTGCGACTGCTGCCCGGTCTGCCGTTCCAGGCGGGCAACTACGGCGCGGCCTTCTCCGGGGTCCGCTTCCTCCCCTTCCTGTTCGCCACCGCGATCGGCGTGGTGCCGACCACCGCCGTGTACGTCACCGCCGCGGCCAGCGCGGACCAGCCGGGCTCGGCGGCGTTCCTGGTGTCGGCCGGGGTGATCGCCCTGCTGGTGCTGGGCAGCCTGGTCGGGCTCTGGCGGGCGGCCGCGGCCCGCCGCCGGGCCTGA
- a CDS encoding response regulator transcription factor: MRILVAEDLYLLREGMVHLIEACGHEVVATAATGPETLDALLAHRPDVSVVDVRMPPTQSDEGLRAALAARRALPGLPILILSQHVEQLYARELLADGSGGVGYLLKESVFDADQFIGSLERVAAGGTAMDPAVIAKLLSASPPERGLSQLTEREYQVLGLMAEGLSNQAIGRRLFLSDSAISKYTTSMFGRLGIADDDDTNRRVRAVLTYLNQP; the protein is encoded by the coding sequence ATGCGAATACTCGTAGCCGAAGACCTCTACCTGCTGCGCGAGGGGATGGTCCACCTGATCGAGGCCTGCGGGCACGAGGTGGTGGCCACCGCCGCCACCGGGCCCGAGACGCTCGACGCACTGCTGGCCCACCGCCCGGACGTGTCCGTGGTCGACGTCCGGATGCCGCCGACCCAGTCGGACGAGGGCCTTCGGGCGGCGCTCGCGGCCCGCCGCGCGCTTCCCGGCCTACCGATCCTGATCCTCTCCCAGCACGTCGAGCAGCTGTACGCCCGGGAGCTGCTCGCCGACGGCTCCGGCGGGGTCGGCTACCTGCTGAAGGAGAGCGTGTTCGACGCCGACCAGTTCATCGGCTCACTGGAACGGGTCGCGGCCGGCGGGACGGCGATGGACCCGGCGGTGATCGCCAAGCTGCTGTCCGCGAGCCCGCCCGAGCGGGGGCTGAGCCAGCTCACCGAGCGCGAGTACCAGGTGCTCGGGCTGATGGCGGAGGGCCTGTCCAACCAGGCGATCGGACGGCGGCTGTTCCTCAGCGACAGCGCGATCAGCAAGTACACCACCTCGATGTTCGGCAGGCTAGGCATCGCCGATGACGACGACACCAACCGCCGCGTCCGGGCCGTGCTCACGTACCTGAACCAGCCCTGA
- a CDS encoding mycothiol transferase, with the protein MIEEYARHNGHADSLHELVDGSTDE; encoded by the coding sequence ATGATCGAGGAGTACGCGCGACACAACGGCCACGCGGATTCGTTGCACGAACTGGTGGACGGTTCGACCGACGAGTGA
- a CDS encoding sensor histidine kinase, with protein MRRVGAWAAAAVVGFVRACAVAAVTLLVPAVWAGAVALGWSWGPANPWSWLLPVLLVGAGSLVLTRPVCRAVRALVARWGGRALPAGYRQAPPVVRMSTGFWWNGFSYERTRRDALMDQHWRIRWRDPANLRDLRFVAVAGFTAGPVAALPPLALAAAALGLARPEAPARLLGALGLLLAVGSAPYAWRVVIPVAERFLRPSRAMALAERVAELTAQRADATVAQAAEIRRIERDLHDGAQARLVALGLSLTTAQLLVERDPERAKALMRDAQDGAKASLAELRGLIQGISPPVLTERGLVDAVRALALDLRLNVSVETETPVRADAPIESAVYFGVAELLTNAVKHGGATRAGVTFRQDDHGLVVEVEDDGSGGVRERPGGGLAGLRRRLDAFDGSLEITSPPGGPTHVRMTVPCEYS; from the coding sequence GTGAGGCGTGTGGGGGCATGGGCGGCGGCAGCCGTGGTGGGGTTCGTCCGGGCGTGCGCGGTCGCGGCGGTGACCCTGCTGGTCCCGGCGGTGTGGGCGGGCGCGGTGGCGCTGGGGTGGTCCTGGGGGCCGGCCAACCCGTGGTCGTGGCTGCTGCCGGTGCTGCTGGTGGGTGCGGGCAGCCTGGTGCTGACCCGCCCGGTGTGCCGGGCGGTGCGCGCCCTGGTCGCGCGCTGGGGCGGCCGTGCCCTGCCGGCGGGATACCGGCAGGCCCCGCCGGTGGTCCGGATGTCCACCGGCTTCTGGTGGAACGGCTTCAGCTACGAGAGGACCCGCCGCGACGCCCTGATGGACCAGCACTGGCGGATCCGCTGGCGCGACCCCGCCAACCTGCGCGACCTGCGGTTCGTCGCGGTCGCCGGGTTCACCGCGGGCCCCGTCGCCGCCCTGCCGCCGCTCGCGCTGGCCGCGGCCGCGCTCGGGCTCGCCCGGCCGGAGGCCCCCGCCCGGCTGCTCGGGGCGCTCGGGCTGCTGCTGGCCGTCGGCAGCGCGCCGTACGCCTGGCGGGTGGTGATACCGGTGGCCGAGCGCTTCCTTCGGCCGTCGCGGGCGATGGCGCTGGCCGAGCGGGTGGCGGAGCTGACCGCGCAGCGGGCGGACGCCACCGTCGCCCAGGCCGCCGAGATCCGCCGGATCGAACGGGACCTGCACGACGGCGCGCAGGCCCGGCTGGTGGCGCTCGGGCTCTCGCTGACGACCGCCCAGCTCCTGGTGGAGCGCGACCCGGAGCGGGCCAAGGCGCTGATGCGGGACGCGCAGGACGGGGCGAAGGCCTCGCTGGCCGAGCTGCGCGGACTGATCCAGGGCATCAGTCCGCCGGTGCTGACCGAACGCGGCCTGGTGGACGCGGTCCGCGCCCTCGCCCTGGACCTGCGGCTGAACGTGAGCGTCGAGACCGAGACCCCGGTACGGGCGGACGCGCCGATCGAGTCCGCCGTCTACTTCGGCGTCGCCGAGCTGCTCACCAATGCCGTCAAGCACGGCGGCGCGACCCGGGCCGGGGTCACCTTCCGCCAGGACGACCACGGGCTCGTCGTCGAGGTCGAGGACGACGGTTCGGGCGGCGTCCGGGAACGGCCCGGCGGCGGGCTCGCCGGCCTGCGCCGTCGCCTCGACGCCTTCGACGGCTCCCTCGAGATCACCAGTCCGCCCGGCGGACCGACCCACGTCAGGATGACGGTGCCATGCGAATACTCGTAG
- a CDS encoding TetR/AcrR family transcriptional regulator — protein MATDRDTVLEAAVGVLSRRPTAHLDEIARAAGISRATLHRLFPGRDALIREVGRLGLQRFATALDTAAVEEGDTEAALRRLVDAAVPDAMLCAFLAGENQLYGHDDINDLWEVQLDRLHALFLRGQREGVFRIELSAAWLSEAFFDLVAGIGWAIQDGRLAPRDAAFSLAELFLGGALRRDASLLTHRSSDRKPETDNP, from the coding sequence ATGGCCACCGACCGCGACACCGTTCTGGAAGCCGCCGTCGGCGTGCTGTCCCGCCGTCCCACCGCCCACCTGGACGAGATCGCCCGCGCCGCGGGCATCAGCCGGGCCACCCTGCACCGGCTGTTCCCGGGCCGCGACGCGCTGATCCGCGAAGTCGGCCGGCTCGGACTGCAGCGCTTCGCCACCGCCCTGGACACCGCCGCCGTCGAGGAGGGCGACACCGAGGCGGCGCTGCGCCGGCTGGTGGACGCCGCCGTCCCCGACGCCATGCTCTGCGCCTTCCTGGCCGGCGAGAACCAGCTCTACGGCCACGACGACATCAACGACCTCTGGGAGGTCCAGCTCGACCGGCTGCACGCACTCTTCCTGCGCGGGCAGCGCGAGGGCGTCTTCCGGATCGAGCTGAGTGCCGCGTGGTTGAGCGAGGCCTTCTTCGACCTGGTGGCCGGCATCGGCTGGGCCATCCAGGACGGCCGGCTCGCCCCGCGCGACGCCGCCTTCTCGCTCGCCGAGCTGTTCCTCGGCGGCGCGCTGCGCCGGGACGCCTCCCTTTTGACCCATCGCTCCTCGGACCGGAAACCGGAAACCGATAACCCGTGA
- a CDS encoding MFS transporter, translating to MSSTPALTARQRWTGLAVLVLAVTVVALDATVLSLALPSISETLRPSGTQLLWIGDSYSFVLAGLLVSMGALSDRIGRKKLLLTGATAFGAASLLAAYAPGPGWLILARALLGVAGATIMPSTLSLIRGLFPDDRERATAIGVWGAAATAGAALGPVIGGLLLEHFWWGSVFLLNIPVLVLLLVSGAWLLPGSRDPKPGRWDVLSVGLSMAGVIGVVYAIKEGAAHGVARWEVPVTFLLGAAALTLFVRRQLRLETPLLDVRLFRDRRFTAAVTASLISLVGLSGVIFVVSQYLQLVRGYQPLQAGLAELPAFAGSVAGGLLTARIARRFGARRALAASLLAMGLAAGVLGWLQQDSTYLLLAVSFLVTGTAEGVVYTLGADLVLTAAPADKAGAASAVSETAYELGTALGIALVGSVVGSIYASGLAVPAGVSPEVAARAGESLGAAVETAEGLSPELARPLVASAKDAFVHGMNSAGLLAGALLVGAAALAWWLLRGRPAPTAAEPAEPVEPVEPVEEAPRSERVSA from the coding sequence ATGAGCAGTACTCCCGCCCTGACGGCCCGCCAGCGCTGGACCGGCCTCGCCGTCCTGGTGCTGGCCGTCACCGTGGTCGCCCTGGACGCGACCGTGCTCTCCCTCGCCCTCCCCTCGATCAGCGAGACGCTGCGCCCCAGCGGCACCCAGCTGCTCTGGATCGGCGATTCCTACTCCTTCGTACTGGCCGGTCTGCTGGTCAGCATGGGCGCGCTGAGCGACCGGATCGGCCGCAAGAAGCTGCTGCTGACCGGCGCCACCGCCTTCGGCGCCGCCTCGCTGCTGGCCGCGTACGCGCCGGGACCGGGCTGGCTGATCCTGGCCCGGGCGCTGCTCGGCGTCGCCGGGGCGACGATCATGCCCTCCACCCTGTCGCTGATCCGCGGCCTCTTCCCGGACGACCGGGAGCGCGCCACCGCGATCGGTGTCTGGGGCGCGGCCGCCACCGCCGGTGCGGCGCTCGGGCCGGTGATCGGCGGGCTGCTGCTGGAGCACTTCTGGTGGGGGTCGGTGTTCCTGCTGAACATCCCGGTGCTGGTCCTGCTGCTGGTGTCCGGTGCCTGGCTGCTGCCCGGGTCCAGGGATCCGAAGCCGGGGCGCTGGGACGTGCTGAGCGTCGGGCTGTCGATGGCCGGCGTGATCGGCGTGGTGTACGCGATCAAGGAGGGCGCCGCGCACGGTGTCGCCCGCTGGGAAGTCCCGGTCACCTTCCTGCTGGGCGCCGCCGCGCTCACCCTCTTCGTCCGCCGTCAGCTGCGGCTGGAGACCCCGCTGCTGGACGTCCGGCTGTTCCGCGACCGGCGGTTCACGGCCGCCGTCACGGCCTCGCTGATCTCCCTGGTCGGCCTGTCCGGCGTGATCTTCGTGGTCTCGCAGTACCTCCAGCTGGTGCGCGGCTACCAGCCGCTGCAGGCGGGCCTGGCGGAGCTGCCGGCCTTCGCCGGCTCGGTGGCGGGCGGGCTGCTCACCGCCCGGATCGCCCGGCGCTTCGGCGCGCGCCGGGCGCTGGCCGCCAGCCTGCTGGCGATGGGCCTGGCCGCGGGCGTACTGGGCTGGCTGCAGCAGGACAGCACCTACCTACTGCTGGCCGTCTCCTTCCTGGTGACGGGTACGGCCGAGGGTGTGGTCTACACGCTCGGCGCCGACCTGGTGCTGACCGCCGCGCCCGCCGACAAGGCCGGGGCCGCCTCAGCGGTCTCGGAGACGGCGTACGAGCTGGGCACCGCGCTCGGCATCGCCCTGGTCGGCTCGGTGGTCGGCTCGATCTACGCGAGCGGGCTGGCCGTCCCGGCCGGGGTCTCCCCGGAGGTCGCCGCCCGGGCCGGCGAGTCGCTGGGCGCGGCCGTGGAGACGGCGGAGGGGCTGTCGCCGGAGCTGGCGCGGCCGCTGGTGGCGAGCGCGAAGGACGCCTTCGTGCACGGCATGAACAGCGCCGGGCTGCTGGCCGGGGCGCTGCTGGTCGGCGCGGCCGCACTGGCCTGGTGGCTGCTGCGCGGGCGCCCCGCCCCGACGGCGGCCGAGCCGGCCGAGCCGGTCGAGCCGGTCGAGCCGGTCGAGGAGGCTCCCCGGTCGGAGCGCGTGAGCGCATAG
- a CDS encoding TetR/AcrR family transcriptional regulator: MTSHPAVRTPQQDRSRATRARLLAAAVDCLAELGWQGSTVTVVAERAGVSRGAAQHHFPTREDLFTAAVEHVTAERLAAVRAHADELPAAGPDRTRAVVDMIVRLYTGPLFRAALHLWTAAATEEVLRERIIALEGHVGREAHRAAVEFLDADESRPGVRESVQATLDLARGLGLANLLTDDSLRRSGVIRQWAGVLESTLRPVRP; encoded by the coding sequence ATGACCAGCCACCCCGCCGTCCGCACCCCCCAGCAGGACCGCAGCCGCGCGACCCGGGCCCGGCTGCTCGCGGCCGCCGTGGACTGCCTGGCCGAGCTCGGCTGGCAGGGCTCCACCGTCACCGTGGTCGCCGAACGGGCCGGCGTCTCCCGGGGCGCCGCCCAGCACCACTTCCCGACCCGCGAGGACCTCTTCACCGCGGCCGTCGAGCACGTCACCGCCGAGCGGCTGGCAGCCGTCCGCGCCCACGCGGACGAACTGCCGGCCGCCGGCCCCGACCGCACCCGGGCCGTGGTCGACATGATCGTGCGCCTCTACACCGGACCGCTGTTCCGGGCCGCCCTGCACCTGTGGACCGCCGCCGCCACCGAGGAGGTCCTGCGCGAGCGGATCATCGCCCTGGAGGGCCACGTCGGCCGGGAGGCCCACCGGGCCGCCGTGGAGTTCCTGGACGCCGACGAGAGCCGCCCCGGCGTGCGCGAATCCGTGCAGGCCACCCTCGACCTCGCCCGCGGACTCGGCCTCGCCAACCTGCTCACCGACGACAGCCTCCGACGTTCCGGGGTGATCCGGCAGTGGGCGGGCGTTCTGGAGAGTACGCTGCGCCCGGTACGCCCATGA
- a CDS encoding SpoIIE family protein phosphatase yields the protein MHGHEWDATAAAGPAPDDDPARPEGHRLVPLATALLQADGLILHWSEDAEALLGYPAEEAVGSYAAQLLTDETDRPAVLDLFQRIMAGSGSTFVFPVRHRDGHRVELEFRTYPIAGPAGTLLLLATASDTRALHAVEADLAVLDGVFGRSPIGMAVYDTDLRFVRINAALARMNGVPVAGHLGRRISAVLPGINTAEIEQIMRQVLKSGKPVVDARSHGRVPGDPRRDRAWSASYFRLEDSTGKVFGVCSSIIDVTERFQAEARAARAQERLATIAEATARIGTTLDLQRTAEELIEAVVPRFADFATVDLLEPVLRGAEPTPIPSDRSVTLRAVAVGENYDTGLAHAVDVVGETSEYAPDRSYTQCLRSGRPLLRAHVDEEVLRGLVSSEDRVAPGIAAGIHSYLMVPITARGMVLGGSEFIRMRNPEPFNDADVALAEELVARTALALDNARLYRRERETALTLQRSLLPQEIHRTLGLEIAYRYLPSSVVSEVGGDWFDVVPLSCGRVALVVGDVMGHGIRAAATMGQLRTVARTLATLDMPPEQVLTRLDETASGIGEGQFATCICAVYDPLERTVQVASAGHLPPVWVGTDGIARRVEVPPGVPLGVGGVAFESIDFTLPEGGMLALYTDGLVERRGQDLDHGIDLLARTLAGPGRTLEETCDAVIGALVTDGTEDDIAMIMARALPVPADRIAGLPLTGGGKLPGRARRFTRATLASWGLSALSDYAELLVSELVTNALLHAEAPRRLRLFRDRVLTVEVSDAGGAAPQLRPFAEQDEGGRGMFLVSELAQRWGSRLTRDGKVVWAELELPFGAA from the coding sequence ATGCACGGACACGAGTGGGACGCGACCGCCGCCGCCGGCCCCGCGCCGGACGACGATCCCGCACGCCCGGAAGGCCACCGCCTCGTCCCGCTCGCCACGGCCCTGCTCCAGGCCGACGGACTGATCCTGCACTGGAGCGAGGACGCCGAGGCCCTGCTCGGCTACCCCGCCGAAGAGGCCGTCGGCAGCTACGCCGCCCAGCTGCTCACCGACGAGACCGACCGCCCCGCCGTGCTCGACCTGTTCCAGCGGATCATGGCCGGCAGCGGCTCCACCTTCGTCTTCCCGGTCCGCCACCGCGACGGCCACCGGGTCGAGCTGGAGTTCCGCACCTATCCGATCGCCGGCCCGGCCGGCACCCTGCTGCTGCTCGCCACCGCCTCCGACACCCGGGCCCTCCACGCGGTCGAGGCCGACCTCGCCGTGCTGGACGGCGTCTTCGGCCGCTCCCCGATCGGCATGGCCGTCTACGACACCGACCTGCGCTTCGTCCGCATCAACGCGGCGCTGGCCCGGATGAACGGCGTCCCGGTCGCCGGCCACCTCGGCCGACGGATATCCGCCGTCCTGCCCGGCATCAACACCGCCGAGATCGAGCAGATCATGAGACAGGTGCTCAAGAGCGGCAAGCCCGTGGTCGACGCCCGCTCGCACGGCCGCGTCCCCGGCGACCCCAGACGGGACCGCGCCTGGTCCGCCTCCTACTTCCGGCTGGAGGACTCCACCGGCAAGGTCTTCGGCGTCTGCTCCTCGATCATCGACGTCACCGAGCGCTTCCAGGCCGAGGCCCGCGCCGCCCGCGCCCAGGAACGGCTCGCCACCATCGCCGAGGCCACCGCCCGGATCGGCACCACCCTCGACCTCCAGCGCACCGCCGAGGAACTGATCGAGGCGGTCGTCCCCCGGTTCGCCGACTTCGCCACCGTCGACCTGCTCGAGCCGGTGCTGCGCGGCGCCGAGCCCACCCCGATCCCCTCCGACCGCTCGGTCACCCTGCGCGCCGTCGCCGTCGGGGAGAACTACGACACCGGCCTCGCGCACGCCGTGGACGTCGTCGGCGAGACCTCCGAGTACGCCCCCGACCGCAGCTACACCCAGTGCCTGCGCAGCGGCCGCCCGTTGCTGCGCGCCCACGTGGACGAGGAGGTGCTGCGCGGCCTGGTGTCCAGCGAGGACCGGGTCGCCCCCGGGATCGCGGCCGGCATCCACTCGTACCTGATGGTGCCGATCACCGCCCGGGGCATGGTGCTCGGCGGCTCCGAGTTCATCCGGATGCGCAACCCCGAGCCCTTCAACGACGCCGACGTCGCGCTCGCCGAGGAACTCGTCGCCCGCACCGCCCTGGCCCTCGACAACGCCCGGCTCTACCGCCGCGAGCGGGAGACCGCCCTCACCCTGCAGCGCAGCCTGCTGCCGCAGGAGATCCACCGCACCCTCGGCCTGGAGATCGCCTACCGCTACCTGCCCAGCAGCGTGGTCAGCGAGGTCGGCGGCGACTGGTTCGACGTGGTGCCGCTGTCCTGCGGACGGGTCGCCCTGGTGGTCGGCGACGTGATGGGCCACGGCATCCGGGCCGCCGCCACCATGGGCCAGCTGCGCACCGTCGCCCGGACCCTCGCCACCCTGGACATGCCGCCCGAGCAGGTCCTCACCCGACTGGACGAGACCGCCTCGGGGATCGGCGAGGGCCAGTTCGCCACCTGCATCTGCGCGGTCTACGACCCGCTGGAGCGCACCGTCCAGGTCGCCTCCGCCGGGCACCTGCCGCCGGTCTGGGTCGGCACCGACGGCATCGCCCGCCGGGTCGAGGTGCCGCCCGGCGTGCCGCTGGGCGTCGGCGGGGTCGCCTTCGAGTCGATCGACTTCACCCTCCCCGAGGGCGGCATGCTCGCCCTCTACACCGACGGCCTGGTCGAGCGGCGCGGCCAGGACCTGGACCACGGCATCGACCTGCTCGCCCGCACCCTGGCCGGGCCCGGCCGGACGCTGGAGGAGACCTGCGACGCCGTGATCGGCGCCCTGGTCACCGACGGCACCGAGGACGACATCGCCATGATCATGGCCCGGGCGCTGCCGGTGCCCGCCGACCGGATCGCCGGCCTCCCGCTCACCGGCGGCGGCAAGCTCCCCGGCCGGGCCCGCCGCTTCACCCGCGCCACCCTGGCCTCCTGGGGCCTGAGCGCGCTCTCCGACTACGCCGAACTGCTGGTCAGCGAACTGGTCACGAACGCCCTGCTGCACGCCGAGGCGCCGCGCCGGCTGCGGCTGTTCCGCGACCGGGTGCTCACCGTCGAGGTCTCCGACGCCGGCGGCGCGGCCCCGCAACTGCGCCCCTTCGCCGAGCAGGACGAGGGTGGGCGCGGGATGTTCCTGGTCAGCGAGCTGGCCCAGCGCTGGGGCAGCCGGCTGACCAGGGACGGCAAGGTGGTCTGGGCGGAGCTGGAACTGCCCTTCGGGGCTGCGTAG